From a region of the Arvicanthis niloticus isolate mArvNil1 chromosome 6, mArvNil1.pat.X, whole genome shotgun sequence genome:
- the LOC117711285 gene encoding olfactory receptor 2Y1B-like isoform X1, which produces MCRWKTMECLNTSSEEGFILVGFSDWPHLEPVFFAFISIFYSLTLFGNTVIIILSQLDLHLHTPMYYFLCHLSFLDLCYTASTVPQLLVNLSGLDRTISFGRCVAQLFIMLSLGGIECVLLVAMAIDRYAAVCRPLHYTSIMHPVLCRALVVFSWVGGLVNSLIQTSLVMAMPLCGHQLNHFFCELPILLKMACEDTGGTEVSLFAARVIILVCPLVLILGSYAHIARAVLNIKSMAGRRKAFGTCASHLMVVAMFFGSGIYTYLQPAHRYSDSEGKFVALFYTVVTPMLNPLIYTLRNKDVKGALWKVLGRGTDSR; this is translated from the exons ATG TGCAGGTGGAAGACTATGGAATGTTTGAACACAAGTTCAGAAGAGGGTTTCATTTTAGTGGGCTTCTCAGACTGGCCTCACCTAGAACCCGTCTTTTTTgccttcatttctattttctactctctgactctctttggCAACACTGTGATCATCATCCTGTCTCAACTGGACCTCCAcctgcacacacccatgtactacttcctctgccatctctccttcCTGGACCTCTGCTACACTGCCAGCACTGTGCCTCAGCTTCTGGTCAATCTCTCTGGACTTGACAGGACCATCAGCTTTGGAAGGTGTGTGGCCCAGCTCTTCATAATGCTCTCACTGGGAGGCATTGAGTGTGTGCTTTTGGTGGCAATGGCTATAGATCGCTATGCTGCCGTGTGTCGCCCACTGCACTACACAAGCATTATGCACCCTGTTCTCTGCAGAGCATTGGTTGTATTCTCCTGGGTGGGAGGCCTTGTGAACTCTCTGATCCAGACAAGCCTTGTGATGGCCATGCCTCTCTGTGGACACCAACTGAATCACTTCTTCTGCGAGCTACCTATTCTCCTGAAGATGGCCTGTGAGGACACAGGAGGAACAGAGGTCAGTTTGTTTGCGGCCCGAGTCATAATCTTAGTGTGTCCTTTAGTGCTAATTCTAGGCTCCTATGCTCACATTGCCAGGGCAGTGCTGAACATCAAGTCAATGGCTGGTCGCAGAAAGGCTTTTGGGACGTGTGCATCCCACCTCATGGTGGTTGCCATGTTTTTTGGCTCAGGTATATATACATACCTCCAACCTGCCCACAGGTATTCTGATAGTGAGGGGAAGTTTGTTGCCCTTTTTTATACTGTAGTCACCCCCATGCTCAACCCTCTGATCTATACCCTGAGGAACAAGGATGTGAAGGGGGCTCTGTGGAAGGTGCTAGGGAGAGGCACAGACTCCAGGTAG
- the LOC117711285 gene encoding olfactory receptor 2Y1-like isoform X2 encodes MECLNTSSEEGFILVGFSDWPHLEPVFFAFISIFYSLTLFGNTVIIILSQLDLHLHTPMYYFLCHLSFLDLCYTASTVPQLLVNLSGLDRTISFGRCVAQLFIMLSLGGIECVLLVAMAIDRYAAVCRPLHYTSIMHPVLCRALVVFSWVGGLVNSLIQTSLVMAMPLCGHQLNHFFCELPILLKMACEDTGGTEVSLFAARVIILVCPLVLILGSYAHIARAVLNIKSMAGRRKAFGTCASHLMVVAMFFGSGIYTYLQPAHRYSDSEGKFVALFYTVVTPMLNPLIYTLRNKDVKGALWKVLGRGTDSR; translated from the coding sequence ATGGAATGTTTGAACACAAGTTCAGAAGAGGGTTTCATTTTAGTGGGCTTCTCAGACTGGCCTCACCTAGAACCCGTCTTTTTTgccttcatttctattttctactctctgactctctttggCAACACTGTGATCATCATCCTGTCTCAACTGGACCTCCAcctgcacacacccatgtactacttcctctgccatctctccttcCTGGACCTCTGCTACACTGCCAGCACTGTGCCTCAGCTTCTGGTCAATCTCTCTGGACTTGACAGGACCATCAGCTTTGGAAGGTGTGTGGCCCAGCTCTTCATAATGCTCTCACTGGGAGGCATTGAGTGTGTGCTTTTGGTGGCAATGGCTATAGATCGCTATGCTGCCGTGTGTCGCCCACTGCACTACACAAGCATTATGCACCCTGTTCTCTGCAGAGCATTGGTTGTATTCTCCTGGGTGGGAGGCCTTGTGAACTCTCTGATCCAGACAAGCCTTGTGATGGCCATGCCTCTCTGTGGACACCAACTGAATCACTTCTTCTGCGAGCTACCTATTCTCCTGAAGATGGCCTGTGAGGACACAGGAGGAACAGAGGTCAGTTTGTTTGCGGCCCGAGTCATAATCTTAGTGTGTCCTTTAGTGCTAATTCTAGGCTCCTATGCTCACATTGCCAGGGCAGTGCTGAACATCAAGTCAATGGCTGGTCGCAGAAAGGCTTTTGGGACGTGTGCATCCCACCTCATGGTGGTTGCCATGTTTTTTGGCTCAGGTATATATACATACCTCCAACCTGCCCACAGGTATTCTGATAGTGAGGGGAAGTTTGTTGCCCTTTTTTATACTGTAGTCACCCCCATGCTCAACCCTCTGATCTATACCCTGAGGAACAAGGATGTGAAGGGGGCTCTGTGGAAGGTGCTAGGGAGAGGCACAGACTCCAGGTAG
- the LOC117711253 gene encoding olfactory receptor 2Y1B-like — protein MGSFNTTLEGGFILMGFSDWPHLEHIFFVFISMFYFLTIFGNSTIITVSRMDRRLQTPMYFFLNNLSFLDLCYTTSIVPQLLVNISGIDNTMSYAGCMTQFFIVLLLGGTECVLLVVMAFDRYVAVCHPLHYTRIMHPLLCHTLAISSWLGGLVNSLTQTSLIMTIPLCGHHLNHFFCEMLVLLKLACKDTGATEANLFVAGAVILVCPVALILGTYAHIAHAVLKIKSRAGRRKALGTCGSHLMVVFLFYGSAMYTYLQPVHVYSGSEGKFAALFYTIITPMLNPLIYTLRNKDVKGALCKVLGRDTNTR, from the coding sequence ATGGGCAGCTTCAACACCACTTTGGAAGGTGGCTTCATTTTGATGGGTTTCTCAGACTGGCCTCATCTGGAACATATCTTTTTTGTCTTCATCTCAATGTTCTACTTTCTAACCATCTTTGGCAACTCCACCATCATCACTGTCTCACGAATGGATCGTCGACTACAAACACCAATGTACTTCTTCCTTAACAACCTCTCTTTCCTGGACCTCTGCTACACCACCAGCATTGTGCCTCAGCTTCTTGTCAATATTTCTGGAATTGACAATACCATGAGCTATGCTGGGTGTATGACCCAGTTCTTTATAGTGCTCTTACTGGGTGGAACTGAGTGTGTGCTCCTTGTGGTGATGGCTTTTGACCGCTATGTCGCTGTGTGTCATCCATTACACTACACAAGAATTATGCACCCCCTTCTCTGCCACACATTGGCCATCTCCTCCTGGCTGGGAGGCCTTGTGAACTCTTTGACTCAGACAAGCCTCATCATGACCATACCTCTCTGTGGCCATCACCTGAACCACTTCTTCTGTGAGATGCTTGTTCTCCTGAAGCTGGCTTGTAAGGACACAGGAGCAACAGAGGCCAACTTGTTTGTGGCTGGAGCTGTAATTTTGGTCTGTCCTGTAGCACTTATTCTAGGCACCTATGCACACATTGCTCATGCAGTGCTGAAGATCAAGTCAAGAGCTGGGCGCAGAAAGGCTCTGGGGACTTGTGGGTCCCACCTTATGgtggttttccttttttatggCTCAGCCATGTACACGTATCTCCAACCTGTCCATGTGTATTCTGGGAGTGAAGGAAAGTTTGCTGCCCTCTTTTACACTATAATTACTCCTATGCTGAACCCTCTGATTTATACCCTAAGAAACAAGGATGTAAAGGGGGCTCTGTGCAAGGTCCTAGGGAGAGATACAAATACAAGGTAG
- the LOC117711295 gene encoding olfactory receptor 2Y1B-like: MRSFNLSLEGFLLVGFSDWPRLELILLVFISISYSLTLCGNITIIVLTQQDLHLQTPMYFFLAHLSFLDLCFTSSTVPQLLISLSQGDQTISYAGCMTQFFVALLLGGTECVLLVVMAFDRYVAVCHPLHYTRIMHPLLCHALAISSWLGGLVNSLTQTSLIMTIPLCGHHLNHFFCEMLILLKLACKDTGTTEANLFVAGAVILVCPVALILGTYAHIAHVVLKIKSRAGRRKALGTCGSHLMVVFLFYGSAMYTYLQPVHVYSGSEGKFAALFYTIITPMLNPLIYTLRNKDVKGALWKVLVKRREETKNKRKMVE; the protein is encoded by the coding sequence ATGAGAAGTTTCAACCTCAGCCTAGAAGGTTTCCTGTTGGTAGGCTTCTCGGACTGGCCTAGACTGGAACTTATCCTCCTAGTCTTCATTTCAATTTCCTACTCTCTAACCCTCTGTGGCAACATCACCATTATTGTTCTCACTCAACAGGACCTTCATTTGCAAacacccatgtacttcttccttgcccacctctccttcctggaCCTCTGTTTCACCAGTAGCACTGTGCCCCAGCTTCTAATCAGTCTGTCCCAAGGTGATCAGACTATCAGCTATGCTGGGTGTATGACCCAGTTCTTCGTAGCGCTCTTACTGGGTGGAACTGAGTGTGTGCTCCTTGTGGTGATGGCTTTCGACCGCTATGTCGCTGTGTGTCATCCATTACACTACACAAGAATTATGCACCCCCTTCTCTGCCACGCATTGGCCATCTCCTCCTGGCTGGGAGGCCTTGTGAACTCTTTGACTCAGACAAGCCTCATCATGACCATACCTCTCTGTGGCCATCACCTGAACCACTTCTTCTGTGAGATGCTCATTCTCCTGAAGCTGGCTTGTAAGGACACAGGAACAACAGAGGCCAACTTGTTTGTGGCTGGAGCTGTAATTCTGGTCTGTCCTGTGGCATTGATTCTAGGCACCTATGCACACATTGCTCATGTAGTGCTGAAGATCAAGTCAAGAGCTGGGCGCAGAAAGGCTCTGGGGACTTGTGGGTCCCACCTTATGgtggttttccttttttatggCTCAGCCATGTACACGTATCTCCAACCTGTCCATGTGTATTCTGGGAGTGAAGGAAAGTTTGCTGCCCTCTTTTACACTATAATTACTCCTATGCTGAACCCTCTGATTTATACCCTAAGAAACAAGGATGTGAAGGGGGCTCTGTGGAAGGTGCTtgtaaaaagaagagaagagactaagaataagagaaagatggttgaataa